The Chlorobaculum sp. MV4-Y genome contains the following window.
TCCAAAACCATCCGCAGCGGCGAGCTGGTTGCAGCGCACGGGCGCGTCACCTTTTTCGGACGCACGCCGGGGATGCAGCATCCCGACTTCGACAAGCTTGGCGGCGATGACGAGAGCGGCGACGGTCAGCGGGACGACGAACTCTACAAGACTGGCGCGATCATCCCGATCTACCCCACCACCGAGGCGATGAAGCAGGCGGGCCTCAATTCGGCGGCGCTGTGGCGCATCGTGTACCGCGCATTCCGCGAGCAGCCGTTGCGCATCACGGAGTACCTCAGCCCGGAGATCATCGATTCCTATAACCTGATGCCTATCGGCGAGGCGTACCGGCAGCTCCATTTTCCTGACTCCGCCGAAGCGCTCGAACAGGCGCGCTACCGCATGAAGTGGAGCGAGCTGTTTTTCGCGCAGCTCTTTTTCGCCCTGCGCCGTACCGAAGAGCGAAGGCACCTCACCTCGGCGCGGTTCGAGCGCTCCGGCGAAAAGACTGCCGGGCTGCACGAGCGGCTGCCCTTCACCATGACCGGAGCGCAGAAGCAGGCGGTGCGCGAAATCTACCACGATCTCAAAAGCGGTCGCCAGATGAATCGCCTTTTGCAGGGCGACGTGGGTTCGGGCAAGACGCTCGTAGCGCAGTTCGCCATGACGCTTGCGGTCGATAACGGCTTGCAGGCGGCCTTCATGGCGCCGACCGAAATTCTCGCCTTTCAGCATTACGCCGGTCTCAAGCATTCGCTCGAACCGCTCGGTATCCGCGTCGCGCTCCTGACCGGTCGCCAGAAGAAAAAAGAGCGCGAGGTGCAACTTGCCCGGCTCGAACGGGGCGAAATCGACATCGCCGTCGGCACCCACGCTATCATCGAAGCAGGCGTGCAGTTCCACCGGCTCGGCCTCGTCATCATCGACGAGCAGCACCGCTTCGGCGTGTTGCAGCGCAAGGCGTTGCAGGAAAAAGCCGAGAACCCGCACGTGCTGCTCATGACCGCCACGCCGATTCCGCGTACGCTCACGATGGGCATCTACGGTGACCTCGACGTCTCTGTCATCGCCGAAATGCCCGCCGGGCGCAAGCCGATCCAGACGCGCCTCTGCCGCGAGGAGCAGAAGCCGGAGCTGTATCGACTGCTACGCAAGCAGATCGCCGAGGGGCGGCAGGCGTATATCGTCTATCCGCTGGTTGAGGAGTCGGAGAAGATGGATTTGAAGGCGGCCACCGAAAGCTACGAGCAGCTCAAAAGCGAGGTGTTCCCGGAGCTGCGGCTCGGGCTGATTCATGGCCAGCTTCCGGCGGTGGAGAAGGAGGCGGTGATGGCGGAGTTTCGCAGCGGGCGGCTCGACATTCTCGTTGGCACGACGGTGATCGAGGTGGGCGTCGATGTGCCCAACGCCACCATCATGGTGATCGAGCACGCCGAACGCTTCGGTATTTCGCAGCTTCACCAGCTCCGGGGGCGCGTCGGGCGCGGCGAACACGCCTCGTCGTGCTACCTTGTTTACACGAAGCTTGCCGGTGATGCCAAGGAGCGATTGCAGGCGCTCGCCTCGACCGGCGACGGCTTCCGCCTCTCCGAGATCGACTTGCAGATTCGCGGCGCGGGCAACATGCTGGGCCGCGAGCAGTCCGGCGCGGCGAGCGGCCTGAAGATCGCCGACCTGCTCACCGACGGCGACATCATGCGCTCGGCGCGAGCTGCCGCCTTCGAGCTGATCCGCCGCGACGAAGCGCTTTCGCATCCGGATCACGCCCTTATCAGGGATTACTACATGACCCATTTCCGCAAGCGCATTTCGCTGGCCGATGTGGGGTGAGTGTCCACTACAAGCAGTTTATCCTGCTATCAAAGCCAATGATTGGGGGGGCAGCAGCTTCCGTAATGGAATCGAAAAAGATTATATTCAATGTTTTGCGCTCCTACCCCGATTCGTCCCGCCCAGGGTCGGCATATCGGTGCGGCGGGGGATAATCAAGTTCAGCCTTTTTGCATGAAAGAAACGCTTTCGGGTGTGGTGACGCGGGTTACCGGCGCATCCTATATCGTTGAAACCGCTGATGGCCTGAAGGTCAGGTGCCGAACCGTGCCCAGCACCGTGAGCGAAAACGAGGGTGCAAATCTCGTGGCGGTTGGCGACCGGGTTGGGTTCAGGCTGAAGGTCTCAGAGACCGACATGGCGGAAGGGGTGATTACCCGCGTCGAAAAGCGGTGCACGGCGCTGGTTCGACGGCGGGAGGTGAGGCGCAACCGGAGCAAGGAGAAGGAGCAGGTCATCGTCGCGAACATCGACCAGCTCGTGCTGATCACCTCGTTCGACGATCCGCCCTTCAACAGCCGCCTCGTGGATCGCTACCTCGTCTTCGCCGAATCGGAGAAGTTGCCGCTTCTGATCGTGGTCAACAAGATCGATCTCGACGAAGATGGCATGGTCGAAGAGGATCTGGAGGTCTATCGCCAGCTCGATTGCAACATCTGCCTCGTCAGCGCCGAGGATGGCCGGGGAATCGAGGAGTTGCGCGAGCTGCTGCACGACCGCATGTCGGCCTTCAGCGGCCACTCCGGCGTGGGAAAATCGACGATCATCAACCTGCTTGTCGGACGCGAGGAGCTGCGGACTGCCGAGACGAGCTGCAAGACCGGCAAGGGGGTGCACACCACCACCAGTTCGGCGATGTTTTCGCTGCCGGGTGGTGGCTACGTGATCGATACACCGGGCATCCGCGAGTTCAACCTCTCCGGCATCACCCGAGAGAACCTGCGCTTCTACTACACGGAGTTTCTGCGCTACATGCCGGAGTGCGCCTTTTCGTCGTGCAGCCACACGGTTGAACCGGGGTGTGCCGTGATTGCGGCGGTCGAGTCGGAGTCTATCGCCCCGGAACGCTACGAGAGCTACCTCGCCCTGCTCGATTCGCTTGAGGAGTGAGTAGGGTGTTGTCGTCGGGCGTGGATCTGGAGCGAATAACACATCAGCAATAATAATTTGCCAGGGAATCTGGAGCAGAGTCCTGTCATTCTGAGTCCGACTTTGTCGGGCGAAGAATCCAGAGAGTTACATAAGGTGAAATGAATTAATGATTTATCTGCCTGTTTCCGAAGAGGCTGGATTCTTCACTTCGCTTTGCTCCGTTCAGCATGACAAGAGTAATCCATAACCCGAATACCAAAAAGAACCCATAGCTATGATCGTTACCATCAATCCAGCGACCGGCGAAAAGCTTGCCGAATATCCGGTGATGATTGCCGGGCAGATCGATACCGTGCTTCGCCAGGCTGACGGCGATTTCCGTCAGTGGCGCACGACCGGCTTCGAGGAGCGGAGCGCCTGCATGAAACGGCTCGGCGAGCTGCTTCGTACGGAGGCTGCCGAGCACGGGCGGATTATTACGCTTGAGATGGGCAAGCCGCTCTCGCAGGCGGTGGCCGAGGTGAACAAGTGCGCCTGGGTGTGCGATTACTTTGCTGACCATGCGGAGGAGTTTCTCCAGCCCGAAAAGAGCGAGATCGACGGCGCAACGGGTATGGTGACCTTCGACCCGCTTGGGGTGATTCTCGGCGTGATGCCGTGGAACTTTCCTTACTGGCAGGTGCTGCGCTTCGCTGCGCCGATCCTCATGGCAGGCAACGGCATCGTGGTGAAGCACGCGCCGAACGTGACCGGCTGTGCGATTGCCATTGAAAAGCTGTTCCGCGATGCCGGGTTTCCAGAGCACCTCTACCGCGCGCTGCACATCGACCTCGACGAGGTTGACCGTTTGACCGGCTTCATGATCGACCATCCGGTGATCAAGGCGGTCTCCGTGACCGGCAGCACCGGCGCGGGTCAGGCGGTGGCTGCCAAGGCGGGCAAGGCGCTGAAGCGCAGCGTGCTGGAGCTGGGCGGCAGTGACCCCTACATCGTCCTCGACGACGCCGATCTGCGCCAGGCGGTCGATGTGTGCGTCGCGGGACGGCTGCTCAACGCGGGCCAGAGCTGCATTGCCGCCAAGCGCTTCATCGTGCAGTCGGGCGTGATCGGCGAATTCACGCGGATGATTGTCGAAAAGATGCAGCGGGCGGTGATGGGCGATCCGTTCCGCGAGGGCACCGAGGTCGGGCCGATTGCCCGCGAAGACCTGCGCGACCTCGTCCATGCGCAGGTGCAGCGGAGCGTCGAGGCCGGGGCTGAGCTGCTCTGCGGCGGCCAGGTGCCGAACGCGCCGGGCTGGTACTATCCGCCGACCGTGCTCTCCGGCGTCAAACCGGGAATGCCCGCTTACTCGGAGGAGATCTTCGGCCCGGTGGCCACCATTATTGAGGTAGCCGATGATGAAGAGGCGATCGCCATTGCCAACGACAGCGAGTTCGGACTCGGCTCGGCGGTCTTTTCGCAGGATACCGACCGCGCGCTCGGCATCGCCCGGCGGCTCGAAGCGGGAAGCTGCTTTATCAACTCGATGGTCAAGTCCGACCCGCGCCTGCCGTTCGGCGGTGTCAAGAAGTCGGGTTACGGGCGTGAGCTGTCGCACCACGGTATCCGCGAGTTCGTCAACATCAAGACGCTGCTTCTGCCGGGCTGACCGGGCGCGGCGATGGCGTTCCGGGGATGGGATAAGCTGCCGATTCGCATCGAGACCGGCGAAACGGTCGAGGCGATTGCGCCGGTGATCGTTTCAGCCAGCCGCGCCACCGACCTTCCGGCATTTCACGCCGAATGGTTCATGGCGCGGCTCCGCGCGGGCTACGTGCAGTGGCGTAATCCATTCAACGCCCGGCAGACGCAATACGTCTCGTTCCGTAAAACGCGAGCCGTGGTTTTCTGGAGCAAGAACCCCGCACCACTGTTGCCGCACCTCTCCGAAATCGATGCCTTGGGCATCAACTACTACTTCCAGTTCACCCTGAATGACTACGAGACTGACGGCTTCGAACCGGGCGTTCCGCCGCTCGCCGAACGGCTCGAGACCTTCCGCCAGCTTGCTGGACGCATCGGCCCGGAGCGCATCGTCTGGCGCTTCGACCCGCTCGTGCTGACCGACCGCCTCACCGCCGATGTGCTGCTGGAACGGATTGAGCGCCTTGCCGGAGCGTTGCGCGGCTGCACGCGGAGACTTGTCGTCAGCTTCGCCGACATCGAATGTTACCGGGCGGCACGTCGCCGTTTGTCACGCATAGGCGCTGGCGCTCGCGAGTTTACGCCGGAGGAGATGGACGAGTTCGCCGCCCGGCTGGTCGAACGCAACAAGGATTGGGGACTCGAACTTTCGGCCTGTGCCGAGGATAGTGAACTGGCAGGGATTGCAAAAAGCCGGTGTATCGATGGCCATTTGCTGGCGAGCTGCTTCGGCGACGACGGTGAACTGATAGAATTTCTCGGCGGCGGCACCCTTTTTCCTGGCGATGCGCCAGTCAGCGCTGCGCTGAAGCATCAGGGGCAGCGCAAGGCCTGTGGCTGCATCGTGAGCAAGGACATCGGCGCATACGGAACTTGCGGACACGGCTGCCTCTACTGTTATGCGTGCCGATAGCCGTAGTATTGCGTTGGGGTGGGATGGCGTAAAAAACAAACCGGGGCGTTGATTGCACCCCGGCGGTTTGATTCGGTGGTGTCTGTCAGGTGTCAGATCACTTCCGATGCGAGTTCTGACAGGTAGGTCTTGATCGACTTGTGCTTGTCCAGACCGAGTTTTCGGTGCATCCGGTAGCGGATGCTCTCCATGCCTCTGGTCGAAATGCCGATTGACCGCGCGATCTCCCGCGTGTCGTAGTTGAGCTTGACCATCAGGCTTACCCTGAGTTCACGCTGGTTGAGGTTCGGGTGCTTTTTCTGAAGCTTGGAGAGGAACTCCGAGTCGCCGACGGTGAGTTCGGTTTTGAGACGTTTTTCGGTCAGTTCGGTCTCGATCATACTGTGGCACTCCTCGAGAATCTTCTGCTTGGCCGCCGATTCGATGTCGAGGCTCTTGATCTGGTCGCAGATCAGGTGCAGGGAAGAGGTCTTTTCGCCGACAGCCGTGGAAATTCTTGTCAGCTCCATCTCCTGAGCGGCGATTCTGGATTTCAGCGCAGTTTTTTCCTGCTCGAATCGCTGGATCTCTTTTTTGCCCAGTTCGATTTGGGCATTGAGCTGGATGATTTTCTGACTCAGCTTTTGCTCGTTTTCTGCCTTGAGCTGGCGCATCTCCTTTTCATGGAGTTCTTCTCTGGCTTTCAGATCCTCCTGCATGTGATCGATAGCCTTGAAGTAGGGGTAGAAGGGACTATCGGTGGGTGGAAGGAATATTTTCTGATTGAGCATGTTGAGCCACGAAATTCTGGCAATAGTCGCGAGAAATTCATTTTTCATCGAGATTTCTTCATCGACATCCTGATCCTCCGGCTTCTCGGGAGCTTTGCCTGACCGGTACTCCAGGAGGGTGGTCATCGCATCGCGATAGCCTTCCCTGAGCAGGACTGTCATCGTGTGGGGCGCCATTGCGGCGAAGGTTTCGATGATGATTCTGCACGACTCGTTGATGTTGTAAAAAACGACTACGGCAAAATCGAGACCCGAGCGGTAGACGATGTCGTTAATGCCCTGCTTGTACTGGAATGATATGTCGCTGATGTTGTTCATGTCCCACAGGAGGTAGAGCGGAGAGCCCTTGATTCCACTCTCTTCGAGCACATCGTGAACCAGCTCGATGCTCATGGAGTTCAGCGTTATCGGATGATCCGACTCGACATAGTGGTGAAAAATGTTGTCACCTATAAGCTCGAGGCGTTTGACATAGTCGGCACCGGCCGGGATTGATTTCCAGTTGTGTTTTGAGGTAACCGGAAGATTGGAAACTGGGCAGGTTTGCATGGCGCTTCAATTAATTGCGTTATTAAAGCCAGCTGTCATGAAGTATAATTATACTGTTATGACGCAGATGTTACACATATTATACAACTTTTCCTTCTATTATTCCCAATAATTACGGAGGATCAGGTAATACGTGTGGCGAATTTTCTTTGTTGAATCGATATCGTGTTTAACGTATCGTTCTGGCAGGATTCTGTGGTGGGGATACTTTTTTTGCCGTGAGCATTCACCGGCATTCATGCATGTTTCGGTTTGGTAACGGCAAATGCATGAATGCAGCGCTTCACTTGGCGACTCAGAGCGATTCGGTGGCCAGGTTCGTAAGATAGGTCTTAAGGGAGTTGTGTTTGTCGAGACCGATTTTCTTGTGCAGCCGGTAGCGGATGCTTTCGATGCCTCTGGTCGACAGGCCGAGAGACCTGGCGATGTCGCGTGAGTGATAGTCCAGCTTGATCATCAGGCTGATTCTGAGCTCTCTCTGATTGAGATTCGGGTGCTTTTTCTGGAGTTTGGAGAGGAAGACGGAGTCTGTTTCAGTAAGTTCGGTGTTGATCAGCGCGGCCTGGTTGCTGGTTTCGAAGAGCGTGGCGCATTGGGCTGAAATCTTCTCCATTGCTGCCGGATCGATGTTGATCTTCTCGATCATTTCGCACAAAGAGCGCAGAGCAGCGTTTTTTTCGGCATTTGCCGTTGAAATTCTGGTGGCTTCGATCTCCTGTGCGGCAATTCTGGAAAGCAGTGCGGACTTCTCTGCCTTGAATCGCTGCTCGCTCCTTTTGCATATCTCGATCTGCTCGTCGAGCAACGAATTCTTGCTGGCCAGAAGTACCCGGAACTCCTGTTCTATCCTTTCGATGCTCTGCTGATGCTCCTCCTCCAGAGCTTGCAGGTCGCGGCGCATCATATCGAGAATTTCGAAATACGGGTATGAGGCGTGATTTTCAGGAGGGAATATTTCCAGCTGGTTGAACTGCCTGAGCATGAGTATTCTCGATACTTCGGCAAGGAACGCATTGCTGAAAGCCTTGTCTGTTCCTGCATCGGGTTTTGTACTGGCAACATTGCCTGATTTGAAGTCGAGAATTGAGGTTACCGCCTCTTTGTATGATTCGCAGAGCATGACCGGCAGCTTCTCTGTTGAGAGGCTTTGCAACATTTCAAGCTGAAGCCTGACGGATGGCTTGATATTATAAAGCACAATAAGCCGGAGGTCGGACTCCTGGGCGGTGAGCAGGTTCGTGAACTCTCTCTTGTATGAGAATTTGAGATCGATGATGGGCTCACAATCGATCATAATAAATACCGGCTTGCCGGTGAGATTTTCTTCGCCAATCAGTGATGTGAAATCGGCGGAATACAGATGATCCGGAATGATGCCCTGGCTGGCCAGTTCCTGCACATGAATGATATCATTGCCGATCAGGCTGTATTTTCTGGTATAATTGCCCTGGCGATTTTCGAAGCTCCAATGTTCTTTTCGGTAACCGAAAGTCCTGAAACTGGGCACTGGGTCATGGTGAGGGACTTTAGGAGTTGAGGAGATGAAAATTACAGGAAACTATACAAACTACTTAAATATCCGATATTATATGGTTTTAAAAAACTGTTTACGTGATAATATTTTACGTTATAAGCTCAATTTTGCATGGGTTTGTCGTTCTGTTTCAATCAAATTTTAAGCCATGCCGGTAAGAATACTTTTTGTCTGTTACGAAAATATCTGCTGTTCTCCGATGGCGGAGGGCGCTTTCGGACACGCCGCGTCGCTGCACGGAGCTGGTGGCTTCTTTGAAGTCGAATCTGCCGGAACGGTGTGCTACCAGTCCGGTTCCTCTCCCGACCACCGCGCTGTTCGGTCTGCGGAGCGCCACGGCATCGACATCTCTTCGATTCGGGCGCAGTGCATTGACGATCTCGATCTTGGTCGTTTCGACCGGATTTTCGCGATGGATGCAGAGAATCATCGTGACATGCTCGACGCGCTCGACGGTCTGCCGGTGCCGGTGCACATGATGACCGATTTCGCCCACTCCGACGCGGGCGCGGAAATCGAAGACCCTTATTACGGCAGCGAAGAGGGCTTCGGCCGGACCATGGAGCAGCTTCTGCGCAGCGCTACGGGAATTGTGTCGGCCTTGCGGGAGGCATATGAACTGCCCATCGGCGAACTCCAAGCCGGGGCGATTTTTCACCACACCGGAAACGGCGATGGGCGGTAGCGTTACCTTCATTTTCAATCCCGCTGCCGACAAGGGGCGCGCCGCCTCGAAAGCCGATCTCATCGAGCGCTCGCTCGCGCACTTCGAGACGGCGTCGCTTGAAACGACGCGCTTCGCCGGACACGCCGGCGAGATCGCCCGCGCCGCCGCCCGAGATGGCGCGACGCTCATCGCCTGCGGCGGCGACGGTACGCTCAACGAGGTGGTCAACGCCGTCGCGGGTCAGGCGGTGAAGATCGGGGTTCTGCCGGTCGGATCAGCCAACGATTTCCTCAAAACCTTCAATCCCTCGACAAAAGAGCACGAGGCGCGCATCCGCGGCTTTGCTGGATCGGCCAGCCGCCGCGTCGATCTCGGCAAGGTCGAGTTCGGCGGGGGCGAGTCGCGCTACTTCGTCAACTCCATCGGCATCGGCTTTACTGGGCGGATTGCCAGCACGGTGAAGGCGACGCCGTGGCTGAGAGGCGAACTCTCGTATGCCTGGGCGCTGGTGAAGGTGCTTTTGGGTTATAGTGCTGTAAAAATGCATATTACGCTCGATACCGTTGAGGGGATGGTTGATCTATACGAGCCGGTGTTCGCCTTTTCGGTCTCCAACGGAAAGGTCGAGGGTGGGAAGTTCCGCATCTCGCCGGATGCCGATCCATGCGACGGGCTACTCGATGTGTGCATTCTCAAGGCGATCCCCAAATGGCGCTTGCCCGGATATGTGCTGAAATATCTGAAGGGGAGCCAGATTTACGATTCCAAAGTCATCTACTGCAAGGCAAAGTCGGTCAATGTGTTCCTCTCCGTAAGCGAGGCCATGCACATGGATGGCGAGGTGATCGACAAGGCTGGCGGCGCAATCGCCATTACCGCCGAGCCGCTCGCGGTCGAGATGCTTTACGAGCCATAACGAAAAATCGATTCCCATGCAGGTCATCATTTTTGAAGACGAAAAAACGCCCCGCTTCACGCCGCTCGCCGACCTGAAGCCGGTGTACAATCTCGTGACCGGTTGCCATTCGCTCAGGGAGCGCTTCGTCGCGGCCTTCGGCGGTCGGCAGATGCTCACCTGGCACTTGCGCCGCCACATCGCGCCGTGGTTTGCGGAGGCCAATCCCGGCTCGGTGGTCAACAGCGTTCTGGAGGATGAGGTGCTGCTGGTCAACGGGCGGCTCATCTGCGATGCGGCGGTGACGCAGTTCATCGACGCGGAGCGGATCGCGTTGGGCGAGGCTATCGTTCAGAACGGCAATCTCCTCTTCTGCCGCACTAAGGCCGAGCCGCTTCATGTTTTAAATACGGTGTTTCCGGATACCATCGATGGCATGATGCTGGCCGGTGCGTTCTCCTGCGTCGAAGTTTCCGGGTTCCGTTTGATCGAGAATCTCTGGGATCCCGTGACGATGCACCCGGCGATGATGCGCGAGGACGGCGAGGCTCTGGCGCTCGGACGCATCGACGGCGAGGTGCATCCGTCAGCGATTCTTGTCAATCCGTCCGCGATCACCGTCGAAAAGGGCGCGGAGGTGAAGGCCGGAGCGGTGCTCGACGCCTCGGACGGCTTTATCTTTATTTGCGCGCGCGCGGTGGTGGAGCCGGTGGCGCTGCTGATGGAGAACGTCTTTATCGCGCCGGGCGCGAGGGTGAAGAGTGGCGCGAGGATTTACAGCAACGTCTTTGTCGGCGGCGGCGTGAAGGCAGGCGGCGAGATCGAGGATTCGATCATGGAGCCGTTCTCGAACAAGCAGCACGACGGCTTCCTCGGCCACTCCTACATTTCGAGCTGGTGCAACCTCGGCGCGGGCACCGACACCTCCGACCTCAAGAACAACTACAGCCAGGTGAGCATCGAGACCGCGCACGGCAAAATAGCCACCGGCCAGCAGTTCCTCGGCCTGTTGATGGGCGAGCACTCGAAATGCTCCATCGGCACCCGCTTCAACACCGGCACGGTGGTCGGCACTTCGTCCAACATCTTCGGCAACGGAATGCCCGCGAAGTACGTCCCGTCATTCTCCTGGGGCGACGGGAACACCGGCACGTCACGATACGAAGCCGACAAAGCTGTCGAGACGGCGCGAAAGGTGATGGCGCGACGCAAGGTCGAGATGAGCGCGGCGTATGAGGAGATGTTGAGGGCGGTGGCAGGGGAGTCGGAGTAACTTTGCTGCCAACTCATAGTGCTCGCTGGCATTTCTTGCCATCTTTGGATTAAATTGTTTCAAGTTTCTCCTTAGTCAATTCGTAGCCTCCCAACCTTACGGATTTGATCTTATTTGTTAACATTTATGCGAACCATTGAGTTTTTCAAGACATCAACTGGTAAAAGTGAGGTACTCCCCAGTTATAGGACAGCTATCGAGAGAAAATAAGTTTGTTCATGCGGCTTTCGGAATCAGTCGTTTATTGGCAGAATAGACTTTTGCCGGAACCTGACCATCAAGCGCTTTGTGGCGACGAACCGTGTTGTAGTCGTTGAACCAATGCTTCAGGCCTTTGTAGAGTTCGAGACCATCGGCTGGTGGGTTCAGGTAAATGTACTCATACTTGACGCTCCGCCATAACCGTTCGATGAAGACGTTGTCAATTGCTCGGCCTTTGCCATCCATGGAGAGTGCAGACTTGGACTCTGTGATGACGGCTTCGGCAAAGACCTCGCTGGTGAACTGGCTGCCCTGATCGGTGTTGAGAATCTTGGGTGCCCCGTGCAACCGCACGGCTTCAAGCAAGACCTCGGCACACCATTTGGCATCCATGGTATTCAACACCGACCAGTTCAGCACTTAGCGGCTTTTCAGGTCAATGATGGCCATCAGGTACATGAATCCATGGGCCATCGGCACATAGGTGATATCAGTTGCCCAAACATGGTCGCTGTGCTTGATCGCAAGTCCCCGGAGCAGATACGGATAGACCTTATGGCCCGGCGCCGGTTTCGAGGTGTTCGGCTTGGGGCCGATGGCTTCCAGACCCATAAGGCGATAGAGCCGCCGTACCCGTTTGAGGTTGATCTTGTAGCCTTTGTCCATACTCAGCCATTGCCACATACGGTAAACGCCGTAGTATGGCCTCAGCAGGTACTGCTCATCAATCAGCCGCATGAGCTCACGATTCAGCTTCGAGGTCTTTATCGGCTGATAATACAGGCCTGATCGGTGGATCGAAAGCAGGTCGCACTGGCGTTGCATGCTGATACCGCTATGTTCTTTCTCAACCATGGAGCGTCGTTCCGAGAGCGATTTTACGACTGCAATTTTTTTTTGAGCCAGTCGACCTCAACCTTCAATTGGCCGATGGTTTTGTAGAGTTCTTCGCTCTCCTGCTGATAATCCTGCTCGGTTTTCCTAGCCTTTTCACCTTTCGAAAAGACATCGGAGGTCTTGTCGAGGAACTCCCGTTTCCATTGAGTGATCTGGTTCGGATGAAGCTCATGCTTCTGGGCGAGTTCTGCCATGGGAAGCCGTTCACTGAGGGCTTCCAGGACGACCTTTGTTTTGAATTCAGGCGTAAACTTGCGGCGTGTTTGTTTCATAGTGACTGCTGGGTTTTTGTTGATCCAATTTAACCAGCCGTCCTATTTTTGGGGAGTATCTCAGTATCAGCATGCAACGCCAGTGCGACCTGCTTTCGATCCACCGATCAGGCCTGTATTATCAGCCGATAAAGACCTCGAAGCTGAATCGTGAGCTCATGCGGCTGATTGATGAGCAGTACCTGCTGAGGCCATACTACGGCGTTTACCGTATGTGGCAATGGCTGAGTATGGACAAAGGCTACAAGATCAACCTCAAACGGGTACGGCGGCTCTATCGCCTTATGGGTCTGGAAGCCATCGGCCCCAAGCCGAACACCTCGAAACCGGCGCCGGGCCATAAGGTCTATCCGTATCTGCTCCGGGGACTTGTGATCAGGCACAGTGTCCATGATTGGGCAGCTGATATCACTTATGTGCCGATGGCCCATGGATTCATGTACCTGATGGCCATCATCGACCTGAAAAGCCGCTATGTGCTGAACTGGTCGGTGTCGAATACCATGGATGCCAAATGGTGTGCCGAGGTCTTGCTTGAAGCCGTGCGGTTGCACGGGGCACCCAAGATTCTCAACACCGATCAGGGCAGCCAGTTCACCAGCGAGGTCTTTGCCGAAGCCGTCATCACAGAGTCCAAGTCTGCACTCTCCATGGATGGCAAAGGCCGAGCAATTGACAACGTCTTCATCGAACGGTTATGGCGGAGCGTCAAGTATGAGTACATTTACCTGAACCCACCAGCCGATGGTCTCGAACTCTACAAAGGCCTGAAGCATTGGTTCAACGACTACAACACGGTTCGTCGCCACAAAGCGCTTGATGGTCAGGTTCCGGCAAAAGTCTATTCTGCCAATAAACGACTGATTCCGAAAGCCGCATGAACAAACTTATTTTCTCTCGATAGCTGTCCTATAACTGGGGAGTACCTCACACTTTGTGGGTGGCGGCCTTCAATTTGTTATCAAAATTTCATCACATTCTTTATATGGCGTGCGGCCAAAAGCAATGAGATTTGGTGCT
Protein-coding sequences here:
- the recG gene encoding ATP-dependent DNA helicase RecG, coding for MPPFLPLQGIKGVGPKRAAILAEAGIRSIADLYDCFPRRYLDRTTIKKIGALRDGEAVTVVGSVIGTRIESGGRGGSRFKAQISDGSGVLELTWFRGVHYFSKTIRSGELVAAHGRVTFFGRTPGMQHPDFDKLGGDDESGDGQRDDELYKTGAIIPIYPTTEAMKQAGLNSAALWRIVYRAFREQPLRITEYLSPEIIDSYNLMPIGEAYRQLHFPDSAEALEQARYRMKWSELFFAQLFFALRRTEERRHLTSARFERSGEKTAGLHERLPFTMTGAQKQAVREIYHDLKSGRQMNRLLQGDVGSGKTLVAQFAMTLAVDNGLQAAFMAPTEILAFQHYAGLKHSLEPLGIRVALLTGRQKKKEREVQLARLERGEIDIAVGTHAIIEAGVQFHRLGLVIIDEQHRFGVLQRKALQEKAENPHVLLMTATPIPRTLTMGIYGDLDVSVIAEMPAGRKPIQTRLCREEQKPELYRLLRKQIAEGRQAYIVYPLVEESEKMDLKAATESYEQLKSEVFPELRLGLIHGQLPAVEKEAVMAEFRSGRLDILVGTTVIEVGVDVPNATIMVIEHAERFGISQLHQLRGRVGRGEHASSCYLVYTKLAGDAKERLQALASTGDGFRLSEIDLQIRGAGNMLGREQSGAASGLKIADLLTDGDIMRSARAAAFELIRRDEALSHPDHALIRDYYMTHFRKRISLADVG
- the rsgA gene encoding ribosome small subunit-dependent GTPase A gives rise to the protein MKETLSGVVTRVTGASYIVETADGLKVRCRTVPSTVSENEGANLVAVGDRVGFRLKVSETDMAEGVITRVEKRCTALVRRREVRRNRSKEKEQVIVANIDQLVLITSFDDPPFNSRLVDRYLVFAESEKLPLLIVVNKIDLDEDGMVEEDLEVYRQLDCNICLVSAEDGRGIEELRELLHDRMSAFSGHSGVGKSTIINLLVGREELRTAETSCKTGKGVHTTTSSAMFSLPGGGYVIDTPGIREFNLSGITRENLRFYYTEFLRYMPECAFSSCSHTVEPGCAVIAAVESESIAPERYESYLALLDSLEE
- a CDS encoding NAD-dependent succinate-semialdehyde dehydrogenase, producing MIVTINPATGEKLAEYPVMIAGQIDTVLRQADGDFRQWRTTGFEERSACMKRLGELLRTEAAEHGRIITLEMGKPLSQAVAEVNKCAWVCDYFADHAEEFLQPEKSEIDGATGMVTFDPLGVILGVMPWNFPYWQVLRFAAPILMAGNGIVVKHAPNVTGCAIAIEKLFRDAGFPEHLYRALHIDLDEVDRLTGFMIDHPVIKAVSVTGSTGAGQAVAAKAGKALKRSVLELGGSDPYIVLDDADLRQAVDVCVAGRLLNAGQSCIAAKRFIVQSGVIGEFTRMIVEKMQRAVMGDPFREGTEVGPIAREDLRDLVHAQVQRSVEAGAELLCGGQVPNAPGWYYPPTVLSGVKPGMPAYSEEIFGPVATIIEVADDEEAIAIANDSEFGLGSAVFSQDTDRALGIARRLEAGSCFINSMVKSDPRLPFGGVKKSGYGRELSHHGIREFVNIKTLLLPG
- a CDS encoding DUF1848 domain-containing protein; translation: MAFRGWDKLPIRIETGETVEAIAPVIVSASRATDLPAFHAEWFMARLRAGYVQWRNPFNARQTQYVSFRKTRAVVFWSKNPAPLLPHLSEIDALGINYYFQFTLNDYETDGFEPGVPPLAERLETFRQLAGRIGPERIVWRFDPLVLTDRLTADVLLERIERLAGALRGCTRRLVVSFADIECYRAARRRLSRIGAGAREFTPEEMDEFAARLVERNKDWGLELSACAEDSELAGIAKSRCIDGHLLASCFGDDGELIEFLGGGTLFPGDAPVSAALKHQGQRKACGCIVSKDIGAYGTCGHGCLYCYACR
- a CDS encoding transcriptional regulator, with the translated sequence MQTCPVSNLPVTSKHNWKSIPAGADYVKRLELIGDNIFHHYVESDHPITLNSMSIELVHDVLEESGIKGSPLYLLWDMNNISDISFQYKQGINDIVYRSGLDFAVVVFYNINESCRIIIETFAAMAPHTMTVLLREGYRDAMTTLLEYRSGKAPEKPEDQDVDEEISMKNEFLATIARISWLNMLNQKIFLPPTDSPFYPYFKAIDHMQEDLKAREELHEKEMRQLKAENEQKLSQKIIQLNAQIELGKKEIQRFEQEKTALKSRIAAQEMELTRISTAVGEKTSSLHLICDQIKSLDIESAAKQKILEECHSMIETELTEKRLKTELTVGDSEFLSKLQKKHPNLNQRELRVSLMVKLNYDTREIARSIGISTRGMESIRYRMHRKLGLDKHKSIKTYLSELASEVI